The genomic DNA CATTACCTGTTCGACCCTGATTTTTGTAATGTTGCTTCCGGCTGGGAGAAAGGCGTTGTCGAGAAGAATGTTCAGGATATGCGTCGCTGCATCTGGAATGAAGCCAAACAGCAGCCATTCAGCTCATTCGATGATCTGAACAACTGGCTTGAGGCACGCTGCCGCGCGTTGTGGTCTGAAATCGAGCATCCGGATTATGCGGGTATCACCCTCGCCGACGCATTGGAACAGGAACAGCTGTACCTGATGCCGATGCCGGCACCGTTCGATGGTTATATCGAAGTATTGGCACGGGTATCCAGCACGTGTCTAATCACATTACTGCGCAACCGTTATTCCGCTCCCTGCCGTCTGGCCAATCAGATGGTGGCCGTTCATCAGTAT from Fimbriimonadaceae bacterium includes the following:
- a CDS encoding IS21 family transposase gives rise to the protein HYLFDPDFCNVASGWEKGVVEKNVQDMRRCIWNEAKQQPFSSFDDLNNWLEARCRALWSEIEHPDYAGITLADALEQEQLYLMPMPAPFDGYIEVLARVSSTCLITLLRNRYSAPCRLANQMVAVHQYADRIKIVHNNAVAACHSRLLNGDQVSYDWQHYIPVIEKKPGALRNGAPFAELPAPLLQLQTALRRRERQQADRIMAKVLQPGANAWAGSGAGCR